agagagaagatacaaaaattataatcaaatatgtatgatttataatcattaattttcctatatacgttaatcatattaggtaatttcatagattttatttaaggaaataatttaaGACTATTAATCAATGtgatagtttaataaaaaagcataatatatatttacttgtaTTGAATGTATCTAACGAGatataaaaatcgaattggATCACCTTGTTTTTCAATTGAATGTAAGACTGATACATAAAACTAATTGACTATCTAATTGATTGTCACATAAGCAAGGGTCTTTtctaattattacaaaattgagattacatattttcaaatgtttctctattaatatataggggatttgtGATTTTTTGTTCGAGATGGGTGTAAAAGGATTACTTGACAGTgtacatcatatatatatatatatatatatataattttggttGTGTGACTGAAGCAGCTTTATTAGTTATTTGGCTAGATCAACATTATTCTTGGATCAAGTCCATCAGAGAACAACCAAAGTTAAATACTACTTATAATGTGGTTGTGACTTGTTCTACTTCTGGCTGGTGGGATTTCCATTTTAAGGAAACTTCATTGAGTGCCTTCGCAGAGAGCCCATCTTCTCTCAATACTCTAACAGCTCCTTCTTTCATCTCTTTCATTTGATTCCTTATCGCCTTCCCTTCTTCTCCTTCCATCAACCTGTTAACCACTCTCACCACTTCTTCCTTCCCCACAATCATATCTTCACTGTTTCTCGCTCTTAAAGCCACCCTAACATCCTCCACAAGTAACAGGGCGTTGGTCTTTTGCTCTGCGTATAAAGGCCAAGCTATTAGCGGTACACCATTCACAATGCTTTCAAGAGTTGAATTCCATCCACAGTGTGTTAGAAATCCCCCAGTGGATGGATGGGCCAAGATTTGAATCTGTGGAGCCCATGATGGAACAACTAAGCCTTTTCCCTTGGTTTGGTCCACGAACCCTGGTGGCAAGAAGGCCAATGGGTCAGTTTGGCTGTGTGAGTTGAAAAACGAAGAATTAGCTATCCCGCTCGGACTTCGTATGACCCAAATAAACCGTTTCCCACTCTCCGCTAGACCGAAAGCGAGCTCATTGAACTGCTCACACGTGAGAGTTCCACCGCTTCCAAATGACACGTATAGAACCGAGCCGAGTGGTTGGTTGTCCAGCCAGTTTAAACATTCTTTCCCGTTGGCACAAGAAGAACCGGTGTTGACCAAAGGTCCAATCGGGTAAACCGGTGGTTTATCAGGAGCCGGTTCTTGTAAAGCCTTTATTGCGTTTGGCTCAAGGAATTAAGCAGGATCCCATCAGCTTCTTTGAACCTCTTGGCGTTGTGGAGAAGCCATTTGTACGCGTCATCGCTTCGGTCTTGACACGGATCGGAGAGATCCTTACCGGTTATCGGAACACAACCGGGAATCTGAATCGGTTCCTTCAAGTCCCTGAACTCACACGACAGCGTTTCGTCTAGTTTCGGCAAGTGAAGCAAAAACGACAAGACGTTAGCATTTGATGGGTAGAATATGTATGGCGACACTTGGAACTCAGCGGCCACGTCGAACGCATCCGTGCCAAATAGATCGACGACGAGAACCGCCGGAAGACGTTTCTGCTCCGATAACGAGCCGAAAAGCTCCCGGAGCGCCGGGTTAGAACGAGTCACGGTGAGTGAGATCCGAGTTTCGATTCCAGCCGTCGAGGGAAGGTCGGAGAGGTCTACGTGGTGGAGGAACACGGAGGCTATGGAGGAAGGGAGGGAGTTGAGGATGGATATTTGGGCACTAGAGGGTGATGATTCTCCGGGGAAGATGAACGTGACGGTGAAACGGTGGTGGTTAACGAGTCGCTTTGCGAATTCTGCGAGCGGGATGAGGTGGCCCACACCGGGACTTGGTATGATTGCAATATGCGGAGTGTTCGCATCTGCCATTAATACAAAGCTTCGAGAATTTAATGTGATAAAATCTGTTCTTTATATCGCCTTCCTTATTTGTGCTATATGGTTAACAACCTATAGCCAGTGCCTTTATATTGCATCCTTGAGGTTATAAATCTTtggtatattttattttcttatgttcTATTATTTGCTATATCTCAATCTGTGTGGATTAGAATGCAGGCGGTTGCATTGTATAATATAGGCCAACACATGCAATGATGCAAAGTTGGCATGTAGTAAAAAGTTAGTGATGAAGCAGGAAGAAATGTTATATTGCTAAGGTGAAGTGGGTGTCATGGTGTCTGCATGGGGTTGTACTAAacgtttaaaatatttagatgacaaggtgacaaaaaaaaagttgaacgACAAAAGGTTACTAAAAAACAGTTACATACGTGAACGGCCGActaaagaaaaaagtaatgagTGTCTTTTGTATACACAAGTGAAATACTTCGTAACAAAATTGATTCAAAGAAAGATTTCTTTTCAGTGAAACATATActgaaatattaataaattttagtttcaaaaaaaaaatattaataattttcttcGGTTCTATTCAAAATATGAgataaatcgataaaataatacaatattttttttttttgaaaattctattAAATATATGGTCCCACTAAAATcacaaattaataatatatctatatatatatatatttcatataattaCAAACTAGACATTATATTATTGGTCTTATATTCACAATAAAAATAcctctattttttttacatttcaatatattttgataatgtttaataaaattatatcgaaaaaccatatataagttataaaaataaaatataaaccaagtaatataataaaataatataaaagtcaaatttctaaaatactataattgtatatatgataaaaccaaatatatttttatttcatagataaaaatagaaaaaaatagaaaacgaTCTTATAATGAAAgctttttgtaaattaatatctttagaaattaataaaaattgaaagtttcaacattattaaattatagaAGTTCTACTGTATTTCAATCTGTGGGGATTAGAATGTAGGCGGCTTCACTGTATAATATAGGCCAACACATGCAAATTTGTCATGTAGTAAAAAGTTAGGGATGCAGCGAATTGGATTCGAATAAATGTTATATAGGCCAAAACATGCAAACTTGGCATTTAGTAATAAGTTAGGGGTGAAGCAATTTGAACTCGAATAAATGTTATGTTGCTAAGGTGAAGTGGGTGTTTTCGTGTTTTTCTTAACTCAACATTAACATTCATTTCACCAAAGTTTTTGGATACAAAATGGATCACAAAAGATTTATACCATAAATACATTAAGGGATCTACTATGGCCATGAATCACTTGATTAGTTCCAACGCTACCTAAAGAAAACCTCAATGTATATTGAATCACAATGAGCATGAGATCATTCCACAAATCGGAATGATCCACCTCTTCAACCACCAACTCTAACACATGACAGAGACAGACTCACTTTAAACAATAGTAGATCAGTTGACACAGGTTAAATTTATATCAAAGCTATTTTGTAACATATCATAGAAGATTAGGTAGTTCATTTTATTTACTTTCTCCTCTATTGACCCACCTAACCTGAGTTCAATTCCATCTGTTATAGCTTTTTACTGTATTTTTCTttaacttattttaattttggacAAAAACACAATTTATGACACCCCTAAAATTTATGTCCAAGTCTGCCACTGCCATATGATACAACAACGTTTACTAACATGAAAAAACAAAAGGCATACTCGACATCTTGCCAAGATTTTCCCATCGTCATTTAATGATGCGCTAGCTTCAACTCTCAATCGAAAGTATCGTGTATATTAACCAAGATCAAGCAGGTTagaaaaaagcaaaaaagaaaaagataaaaaagaagaggaaacgATGCCTCTGGTGCAGCCGCGCCAGAACTAGGACTTGCTGGATGGTTAGAGGCTGGAGCTTTGTTTTTAGAAAGAGGATGATATGCAAATACTGTTCTCCTTGTTAGGTAAAGTGGGTGCAGGAGGTCTTCATGGGGagtaaatgttttaaatatttaaatgacaAGGTGACAAAAACTAcgaaaaattactaaaaaaatcaataaaatcaaTAATGGGTTTCCTTCGATCTTCATCTTCTTAGACAGTGACTTCAATGTATCCATGTGAAATTGTGAACTAGATCAGTGTGCTTTTTTGGAAGGTATTGAATCGTTTGTATTAGCTTTCTTGGAGTTTTTTGGTTGTTGATGAAAGCTAGGAGCTTCCTGGTAAATAATGAcactgttttttctttttctttttgaattcaaagtcattagtattttttttgtaattccTTCTAGTAATACTGAACTAAATTACTCTCGTTTTTTGTTGCGTAGGTCGTGCTTTAGCGAGATTTACAGTTTTCTTGAGAGAGAACCagaaaaagataatataatgaTTAGACTTTCTTAAAGATACTAATACAATAGATAACTGCAAAGCAAAACatatacttttttcttttacgCATTGGTTAAGCCAATGATATACATGGAGACATGATAGCACCATTAATGATTTCCAGTAATTGAAAAATACTTGGAACATTAACTAAGCCTGAAACGAATTGTATCGAATTGGAGTAAGAAATCTATTACTATGAATATAGAATTCATCTTTATCGTCGTTCATTTTTTAACGGTTTAAAACTGAAACACGTTTGTCGGAAATATTCTTCCAAAGCTTCTGAGCATATGTTATGAAAGTCACGGTTGATCTTTTAGGCTCGATTGACGTTTGTAGCCATCCCACAATCATCGAGTTTACACTCAGCCAACTTTCCAGATCAGCGTGCCCCTCCGGTGGCTTCTTGGAGAGCGTTCATCATCTTCGTAGCCCACTCATTATAATTCTCCCCTTTCAACTGAACAGAGGTAATCAAAGCTCCTGGATTATTCGATGAGAAAATCGAATAAGGATAAGTAGCACCCTTCTCTCCGGTCACGTCGGCTACTATTCCTTTATCATCTCTCATTACTTGGTCGATAATTAAGAACAAGAATcggaaaaatcaaaaaaaaaaagaaataagcaAAAGATCGACTGGATctattgctctgataccatgccAAAGTATGTGAATACTGAATATTTCGTGTTATTGATCTCGAGTCTAAAGCTCTGTATTTATACAACATATCATGACCGACTTATATGTCATGATTATCTCTAATATATTACATGTTTATCTCTACTAAATACATATTTATCCTAACAATTTGTATGTTGTTGGCTTCTAAAAGAATTTCTTACACTTACACAGTTTTTTGGAGTATTGCGTTGGTTAAACCTTGGTAGACACTTCCTATGGCGATTTCAGTATTGATTCTGAAAATGGGAAATAGAAAGTTTGCTTTCCTTTTTGTAGAGTTTTATAaccaaaattttcatattataaatgaaatattaaaagaaatctccaaaaataaaataaacaacacGTTGTATTAGAGATATTTATTGAAAAAACTTGTGTGTATACGCAGGAACTTTTAAGTTGGGATAGGATTAAGGAAGCAGGCACCTCGATGGCCATGTTGTAGTCACAAAGCTTGAAATGATTGTTACTTCTGGTGACATCAAACCCCACTCAGCTCATACATAGAACCCTCCCTAAGAACTTCTCTGAATGTGTTCAGGCGATGAATTGATACAGAGGCTTTGATGAGAGATTCCTTTAGGAAGAGGAGACATGAATGTGTAAATAAGAACCACATATACGTGTCAAACAATTAACAAAAACGGGAGAAAACAGTGAAACTAAAAATGATAAACACGAAACAAAATCAGTGAAAATAAAAGTTGTGAAACACGatatagaaaacataatctGTGATACCAAAAATGACAAACACGAAACAAAATCAGTGAAAATTATACCTTATCATCCAAGAGAAGCATATCGACTCTCATAAGTTGACCACCTTCGGAGCTTCACAAAGGCGGAGAAGGCGTGTGACAATGGTTCTGCTGCAACGTCCAGCCTTCAAATAGGAAAGTGATGTCTGGGAAGTCACCATTGTTCTTCAAGCTCTGTGTCTGTATGTTGAATGGTACAGCGAGATGAAAATGTGAAAACTATTATTATAGGTTTGAGATATTAGAGAGTTTGTGAAGAAGCTGAAGAGGATGATGATGGAAAATTAAAGAGTTTTAGTGCGTTCTTGCTTTAACTATGAATGAATGGCAATTTTAATGGTCGCCTCTTCAAGTGATTTACAGCGGTTACGATCGTCGCCGTTCTGCAGAGGAAAAAATTAGGGTTGTCGAGATGATGACTTTGAATAAAGAGGTTTATCAGTCTGGGTCCAAACTTGCAGGATGAAAAGCCAATGTTTTTGGATTATGCCTACAATAGGAACAAAAGAGAAGGGTGGGCTGAGATTTTCTCTACTCATCCAACACAGAGTTGGCCGGGAATATGCCTAGTCCATGAAGAAAAAGTGTTCGGTAAAGCAGCAGaaagaaactaaagaaaatTGAAGTCTGACGTGTCAAATTGTGGTTTCACAGCTGATGACGTGACACTCCTATATGAAGAGAGGATTctcatttattaatatatagactAGGGGTTAACCCGGGCTACGCCCGGaacaattttgatttttcaaatattttgtatacaatTATTTCGTTGGATGTTGTATTCTGAActatatattttgtgaatttatgaatattttatatttatagtatgCATAATAAAGAtgaatattttttgagtttgaaattattttattttacattgtgTAAACATTTTTGTGatagttgaatttttttgtttgtattttttgtgatagtttaacctttgaaagttttttatatatttgaactcttatttctaattttttatgggatataataaatattttccaacggaactttatattatataatcagaacatttgatattatatatgtttttttcttttgactaaaaatattttttttcctatcattttgtttttgttttgaaaattggctttcaaattaaccaaaccaaatgtcaataaccaaaaacataaaccagATCTTAATCTCATCTTCACATTGACAGAAACGAATCGTGCctgtaaattaattttatatttttatcacgtcaaatttttttattattttacaaatcaaattacaaatcaaaaatagaatcatGTTTTCAAAGTTTGTTCTAATTTAGTTTCTCACATTATGTCACTtcgattatttttaacaaagaaacatataactaatagttgtatccttaatataaatctaattcAATTTTTCGAAtttgtttttcacttttatacacAATCACatgcaaaaagtaaaataatattatcataaactaAGCTTGGCATCATTTGCATTTGTCATGGAAAGTCACCCTCTGTAGATGACTTGAAAAACCgttttttataacaaatctttttttcttctcttatgTGTTTGCTTCTTGAAATTTTCCACGAAAAAATCACCAATTTCATACAGTCAAATTTTGAATTGGGAAATGTGTCAAAAGGGGTCTCTCTGATTGAAATAGAGACTTAAGGATAAGGAAATATTGGTGTAGAGAATCGGTTTCAGCGCGTAGTTTGCTCTTCTCCTTCACCATTCTTCTCACTCTCAAGCTTGTTCATGTTCTTTTTCAATCATGGTgatcagtttctttcttttttttcgtaATTTCTGCCTTGACTTCTCTTTTGTATAGCTAAAGATAGGATAATTATATGAATTAGTTGATGTACAACTATAAAAATTGGATCCTTGTGTGTTTAGTGATGTCTAAAGTAGAAGTTTTCATCATCATTTGGCTTTGTCTTttgcatttttatatttatacctTTGTAGGAGTTTCATGCCGTGATTTTTCGTGGTAGACTTCACTGCTCCATCTATGAAATCTTTTGTGATTATCACTTTTGTTCTTTGTTAGCATCatgttattttgtaacttttaaaattctGGTTTGTGGCAGTGGTGTCATTTCCATTATGTTTTGGCAACACCACTATTTGTTGCTTTCAAGATCTTCCTCTGTGTACATCTTAAAGATCAATATGATATACTCTTTAACTTGTAATATTAATCGCGTCTGTGTTTATGGATGGTAtgtttgtttatgatagatGGTTGTGTCTCTCACTCCTTGTGTGTGTTTATGGCTAGTGTATTTGCTTATGATATATCTGGACTTGGTTTCTTATTTATTGTTCAATAATACTTACCATCATTCCAGAAAGTTGTAACTcgttatgttttcttttctttttgttcttatgAAAGAATGATTCTTGTTCATTTGTGTGATGAGCTGAAAGGAGAAGACTGAAAACAGTAATGTGCATggtaaaaaatctataattttcACTCGCCATTCTCTCCATCTTACTGGTTtggaaacaatatatttttatattcaaaatgcAGTTTCTACTCTATATTTCCTTTGCAAACGCTATAACTGCAAAATTGAACgatgagtatatttttttttgcatatttacatttttctagAGAATGTGCAAGACACTTATGCATAGAAATGAAAAAACTATAAGTGATGAAGCCATATGAGAAATATTTCATGTAAGTTGATTCTTCACTATTTGCATGTGAACTTATccttttttaaaacattttttttgtaacacaaatgtGAACTTAtccaaacatattttttttgttaggagaggctttttctatattttatctaatatttctatttctttttacgATAGaaatttaatgtaaatttttaattttgtatatttacttattgtttattttttcttatattgtatatttacttattctaattttcttacttttatatcaaatgataatattatgatatatgtttaatgtattatttatatttcttatattgtatgcttgtttttcttataatgtttatttacttataaaaatatttggaaataataaaagtgtacaactatacattttcagatagatgttaatgtagtttttccatttcttatattctttacttaatttttttttattgtgtatttacttattctaattgtttgacattttatatcaaatcgtaatattctatttacgatagatgtttaatgtaatattcctgtttttttaatttatattaatttaattattttttatttttcttataatgtattgtatatttacttattctaattttcttgctttatattgtatgcttatttttattacattgtatatttacttataaaaatatttggaagtaataaaaatgtaaaaccgtaaaatttttaagatagatgtgtaatgtagtttttacattttttatattgtatattttcttatttttactttttcttatattgtatatttacttattctacatgttttgcttttatatcaaattttaatattatgatagatggttaatgtaatatgtcta
This genomic stretch from Raphanus sativus cultivar WK10039 chromosome 3, ASM80110v3, whole genome shotgun sequence harbors:
- the LOC108844305 gene encoding LOW QUALITY PROTEIN: UDP-glycosyltransferase 72B3-like (The sequence of the model RefSeq protein was modified relative to this genomic sequence to represent the inferred CDS: inserted 1 base in 1 codon) translates to MADANTPHIAIIPSPGVGHLIPLAEFAKRLVNHHRFTVTFIFPGESSPSSAQISILNSLPSSIASVFLHHVDLSDLPSTAGIETRISLTVTRSNPALRELFGSLSEQKRLPAVLVVDLFGTDAFDVAAEFQVSPYIFYPSNANVLSFLLHLPKLDETLSCEFRDLKEPIQIPGCVPITGKDLSDPCQDRSDDAYKWLLHNAKRFKEADGILLNXLEPNAIKALQEPAPDKPPVYPIGPLVNTGSSCANGKECLNWLDNQPLGSVLYVSFGSGGTLTCEQFNELAFGLAESGKRFIWVIRSPSGIANSSFFNSHSQTDPLAFLPPGFVDQTKGKGLVVPSWAPQIQILAHPSTGGFLTHCGWNSTLESIVNGVPLIAWPLYAEQKTNALLLVEDVRVALRARNSEDMIVGKEEVVRVVNRLMEGEEGKAIRNQMKEMKEGAVRVLREDGLSAKALNEVSLKWKSHQPEVEQVTTTL